In the Paenibacillus sp. FSL R7-0337 genome, TCAGGATTATCTGAACGGAACGAATATGACTGTACAGAGTACCTCTGAGGTTATCAAAACCACCGGCATGACCCATGTAGAGTTCCCCGTTCGGGTAAGATTCTCCCCAAGAGAGCCTGAGAAGGTCCAGAAGATTAAGCATGCAACCGAATTTGTCTCGGATCTGCTGCTCAGTTCAATCTAGGGAGGAGGAAGCGAACATGACGAAGCATTACGTAATTGTTGGCGGCGGTGTAACTGCCGTCCATGCCGCCAAAGCGATCCGCGATCAGGACGCGGACTCGGAAATCTCGATCATCGGGGAAGAGAGCGGCCTGCCGTATAACCGGATCAAGCTGACCAAGGGCCTGTTCACCGACCTGCACAGCGAGAAGGTTCTGATCAAGAAGGAGAAATGGTACCGCGATAACCGCATCACCGTACAGTCGTCCACCCGCATCGTGTCTATCCACCCGGAGCGCCAGACGATAGAGACAGAGAGCGGCCAGTGTGTGGAATACCATAAGCTGCTGCTCTGCATGGGGGCGAAGAACCGCGCATTAACCATTCAGGGTGCCGGACTTGCTAACGTACACACCATCCGGGAGCTGGCTGATGCAGACCGGCTGAAGGACGGTCTTAAGGAAGGCAGCCGCGTAACGGTCATCGGCGGAGGGGTGCAGGGGATTGAGACCGCCTGGGCGCTTCACGAAGCAGGATATAACGTGACTGTGGTTGAATACGCACCCGCCCTGATGGGCAGACAACTGGACAGCTACTCTTCCAAGCTTTTGCAAGAAACCCTTGAACAATCCGGGGTGAAGGTGATTCTTCAAGCGGGCGTGGCTTCCATCGAGGGTACAGAGTACGTCACCGGGGTTACGCTGAATGACGGCACGAGCTTCCCGTGTGACCATGTGGTCTACTCTATTGGGATTGTTCCGAATACTGCTCTGGTTGACGACTCGAATATTGAGGTCCACAGCGGCATTGTTGTGGATGAACATCTGCAGACGAGTGCACCGAACATCTATGCAGCCGGGGACGTTGCCGAGTTCGACGGGCTGGTGGAAGGCCTGTGGGGCGGAGCGATGGAACAGGGCAAGATCGCAGGAAGCAATATGGCTGAAGCCCGGAGTGTATACCGCAGAGCGGTTCCGGTGACCTTGTTCAATGCGTTCGGGGTGTCCTTATTCTCCATCGGCAACACCGATGAGCGGAATTGCGATGAGTCGGTATGCGGTGAAGAGAATGGAGCGTATACACGGATTTTTGTGAAGGATCATGTCATTGTCGGGGCGTTGTCCTGGCAGGGTGCTGCAGCTTCGCTGGCTTACAAGGCGGCTGTTGAGCAAGGCGTCCGGCTGAGCGGAAGTGCTGACGGCATGAGCATTGACGAGATTATAGCAGAAACGCAGGCTGTATTGAATTAATTCACTAACCATAATAACAGGAGCTGATTACGATGAAAAAATATATCTGTACCCCTTGCGGCTACATCTACAACCCGGCGGTAGGCGATCCCGATGAGGATGTAGCTGCCGGCACAGCGTTCGAGGATCTGCCGGAGGATTGGGTCTGCCCGGTCTGCGGTGAGGACACCAGCCATTTCGTACCTGTCGAAGAGAAGAACACAATTACCCAATAGAGGATTAAAGCTAAGGCTTCACATTTCACATTACAGGGGGAACGGTATGAAAGAGCATTCCTGCCAGCACGCCGCAGAACCTTGTACACGCAAGGTACCGATTTTTGCCGCGCTGACCGATGAGGATCTTACCCGGATCAGCGCCATGATTAAGCACCGCAAATTCACCAAGGGCCAGCCGCTAATTCTCGAAGGCGCACCGTCCGATACGCTGTACATTATTCAGCAGGGACATGTGAAATTATCCAAGCTCACGCCCGAAGGGAAGGAACAGATTTTACATATCCTGACGAACGGAGATTTCTTCGGGGAACTCAGTATTTTCAACAGCGACGAGCTTAGCAACTTCAGTGCGTATGCGCTGAAAGACACCAATATCTGCCTGCTGACCCGCAGCGATATGGAGCAGATCATGACCGAGAATCCAGACATCTCCCTGCGCCTGCTCTCCAGCGTAACCAAACGCCTCGCCCACACCGAGAATCTGGCACAGAGCCTGGCGACCAAGGACCCGGAAATCCGGATCGCTTATATGATTATGGAGCTGAGTGAGAAATACGGCAAGCCACGCGGCGGACGCGTACATATCGACCTGCCGCTGTCCCGCGAAGAGCTGGCCAGTTATGTCGGAGTGACCCGGGAGACGATCAGCAGGAAGTTCTCCCGATTCGAGGACTCCGGCCTGATCAAGCTGATCGGCAACAAGCAGATGGTCGTCATGGACCCGGCAGGTGTGGAGCGGTTCATGGGAATATAAGAAGAGCTAAATATAGATTATGCGGCATTTCTATCATTCGTTGATGGGGAATGCCGCTTTTTGGTATGGACAGCCCGTTCGTATGACAAATCTTAAGGCAATGTTAAGGTTACCCGTGTTTAACTGAAAGGTAGGGTCAACATAATGGACTTACAGCCCTGCGGGATGGGCGGGAGGAGAGGTGAATGATGAATCAAACGATTCTGATTGTGGATGATGAGAAGGAGATCCGGGAGCTGTTGCGCCTGTATGTTGAAAAGGAGGGCTATACCGTGATCCAGGCCGGTAACGGCCGGGAAGCACTGAAGCAGGCTGCAGCTGCACGGGTTGATCTGGCTGTCATCGACATTATGATGCCTGAGCTTGATGGCTATCAGCTGATTAAGGGCTTGAGAGAGCACAGCAATCTGCCTATTATCATCGTTAGTGCCAAGACAGAGAATCACGAGAAAATTCTGGGGCTTGACCTTGGCGCGGATGATTATGTGACTAAGCCGTTTGACCCATTGGAGGTACTGGCACGAATTAAAGCCCAATTACGCCGCTATAGCGGCGGTGCAGCGGACTCCGCAGCGGATATGCTGATGGCAGGGGAGCTGTGTCTGGACATTTCTGCTTGCGGTCTATACTGGGGCAGCGTGACAATTCACCTTACCGCAACAGAATTTAACATCATTAAGCTGTTTATGCAAAGCCCGGGTCGCGTATACACCAAACAGCAGCTGTATGAAGCGGCCTGGCAGGAGACGGCTATCGTAGATGATAATACGGTGATGGTGGCCATCAGCAAGCTGCGCGCCAAGCTTCCCGGCGGCAGTAGAGTGTCCATTGGAACCGTGCGGGGATTAGGCTATCGGCTGGAGGTGCATCCATGAAGAATAAGCGCAGCTTCAGAAGAGTCATCATGCGCAGATTCATAGGCTATACCTTCGGCATTGCGCTGACGCTGCTGGTCCTGGAGCTATTGTTCGGTCTGCTTACATGGAAGAATGGGATGAACTTCGCGGAGCTGGC is a window encoding:
- a CDS encoding Crp/Fnr family transcriptional regulator, whose protein sequence is MKEHSCQHAAEPCTRKVPIFAALTDEDLTRISAMIKHRKFTKGQPLILEGAPSDTLYIIQQGHVKLSKLTPEGKEQILHILTNGDFFGELSIFNSDELSNFSAYALKDTNICLLTRSDMEQIMTENPDISLRLLSSVTKRLAHTENLAQSLATKDPEIRIAYMIMELSEKYGKPRGGRVHIDLPLSREELASYVGVTRETISRKFSRFEDSGLIKLIGNKQMVVMDPAGVERFMGI
- a CDS encoding FAD-dependent oxidoreductase, translated to MTKHYVIVGGGVTAVHAAKAIRDQDADSEISIIGEESGLPYNRIKLTKGLFTDLHSEKVLIKKEKWYRDNRITVQSSTRIVSIHPERQTIETESGQCVEYHKLLLCMGAKNRALTIQGAGLANVHTIRELADADRLKDGLKEGSRVTVIGGGVQGIETAWALHEAGYNVTVVEYAPALMGRQLDSYSSKLLQETLEQSGVKVILQAGVASIEGTEYVTGVTLNDGTSFPCDHVVYSIGIVPNTALVDDSNIEVHSGIVVDEHLQTSAPNIYAAGDVAEFDGLVEGLWGGAMEQGKIAGSNMAEARSVYRRAVPVTLFNAFGVSLFSIGNTDERNCDESVCGEENGAYTRIFVKDHVIVGALSWQGAAASLAYKAAVEQGVRLSGSADGMSIDEIIAETQAVLN
- a CDS encoding response regulator transcription factor; amino-acid sequence: MMNQTILIVDDEKEIRELLRLYVEKEGYTVIQAGNGREALKQAAAARVDLAVIDIMMPELDGYQLIKGLREHSNLPIIIVSAKTENHEKILGLDLGADDYVTKPFDPLEVLARIKAQLRRYSGGAADSAADMLMAGELCLDISACGLYWGSVTIHLTATEFNIIKLFMQSPGRVYTKQQLYEAAWQETAIVDDNTVMVAISKLRAKLPGGSRVSIGTVRGLGYRLEVHP
- the rd gene encoding rubredoxin, giving the protein MKKYICTPCGYIYNPAVGDPDEDVAAGTAFEDLPEDWVCPVCGEDTSHFVPVEEKNTITQ